Genomic DNA from uncultured Ilyobacter sp.:
AGCCACTATACTAAAAACATAATAACCATAGAGGATCCTATAGAGTATCTTTTTAAGGATAAAACCTGTATTGTAGCACAGAAGGAGATCGGTTCAGATGTGGTATCCTTTGAATCTGCCCTCAAGTACGTATTGAGGCAGGACCCAGACGTAATCTTCCTAGGAGAGCTAAGAGACAGGGAAACCATGGAGGCTGCCATAAAAGCCTCTGAGACTGGACACCTTGTTATCTCTACTCTTCATACCATCAATGCATATCAGACAATCTCTAGAATAATAGACTTCTTCCCAGAAGAGAGGCACAAGCAGATCAGATATCAGCTTTCTGAAAATATCAGAGGAATAATCTCTCAGAGACTGGTTCCCACTGTAGACAACAAAAGAAGGGCCGCCAATGAAGTCATGATAAACTCCCCTACCATAAGAGAACTCATTCTCACAAGTGAGGGAACTGCTGAAATACCAAGGTATATTGCCGACGGAAAAGACAGCAACGGAATGCAGACCTTTGACCAGTCTCTTATTGAGCTTTATAACGCAGGGATAATAACGTATGAAACTGCCCTTAAATTTGCAACAGTTAAGAAGGATATCGAGCTTCTGAGAAGAGGTGTAAGCTTCTCTTCCATGGCAGATATGTTCAATGAAATGGTTGAAGAAAACCAAAAAATATAGTATACTGGCTAGGTTAAACTCAAAATTTATAAAGTGTTTTACATACATAATTTAGAAACGGAGGGAAGGGAATGAAATTTAGCAATCTTTACGTAAAGACGCTAAAAGAGACCCCTAAAGATGCAGAGGTAATCAGTCATAAATTAATGCTCAGAGCAGGAATGATAAAAAAACTAGCCAGTGGTGTTTATACTTACCTACCTTTAGGATATAAGGCGCTTAGAAAAGTTGAAAAAATTGTAAGAGAAGAGATGGAAAGAGCCGGGTCCCAGGAGATATTCATGCCGGTACTTCAGCCAGCTGAAATATGGCAGGAATCAGGAAGATGGGATACTATGGGTCCTGAGATGATGAGAATAAAAGACAGACACGACAGAGAGTTTGTCCTAGGACCAACTCATGAAGAGGTCATAACCGATATCGTAAGAAATGATATCTCTTCATATAAGTCCCTTCCAATGAACCTCTATCAGATACAGACAAAATTCAGAGATGAAAGAAGACCTAGATTTGGTCTCATGAGAAGCAGAGAGTTTTTGATGAAAGATGCCTATTCTTTCCACGGGTCTGAAGAGTGTCTGGATAATGAATTTGAAAAGATGAAGGGAGCCTACACTAGAATCTTTGAAAGATGCGGACTGAAATTCAGGTCTGTAGAAGCAGATTCCGGGGCTATAGGTGGATCTGGTTCCCAGGAATTCCACGTCCTTGCAGAATCTGGTGAAGATGAGATAATCTACTGTGACTCATGTGGATATGCTGCAAATCTTGAGAAAGCAGAAAGTATAGCATTTGTTCCTGAATACGAGAAGGAGTTAATGCAGGCAGAACTTCTAGATACTCCAAACATCTCAAAAATAGAGGATATAGCCGAACATCTAGGTATCGAAACATCCCAGACTGTAAAGGCTATTATATTTAAAGATATAGGCTCTGAGAAGATATATATGGTCCTTATAAGGGGGGACTATGAAATAAATGAAGTTAAACTGAAAAACCTGCTTGATGCGACTGAATTGGTTATGCTCACAGACTCTGAACTTGAAGATCTGAACCTAAAAAAGGGATATATGGGGCCATACAATTTAGATGCTGACAACATTATCCTAGTCGCTGATGAAACTGTCATTAAGATAGTGAACCACACAGCAGGTGGAAACAAAATGGACACACACTATATAAATGTCAACTATGGAAGAGATTACGAGGCTGATATCATAGGAGATATCAGAACTGTAAAAAAAGATGAGGGATGTCCTAGATGTTCCGGTACTTTAAGCAGTGCCAGAGGTATCGAAACTGGACACGTATTCAAGTTGGGGACAAAATACTCAGAATCTATGAAAGCAACTTTCCTTGATGTAAATGGAAAGAGCAATGTAATGATGATGGGGTGCTATGGTATAGGGGTTTCTCGTACAACTGCCGCAGCCATAGAGCAAAACTATGATGAAAACGGAATAATCTGGCCATCTTCAATAGCCCCATATGTCGTAGATGTAGTACCTGCAAACATGAAGAATAAGGATCAGGTTAGCCTTGGAGAAAAGGTCTATGACGAACTTCTTGAAGCGGGAATAGACACAGTGCTAGATGACAGAAATGAAAGACCTGGATTCAAATTCAAAGATGCAGACCTTATAGGCTTCCCTTTCAAAGTTGTTTCTGGAAAACAGGCAGCAGAAGGTATCTTGGAAATTAAAATAAGAAGAACCGGTGAAACACTGGATGTAAAAACTGAAGATGTTGTAACCACTATAAAAGAACTGATGAAAAAATACTAATACAAAAACAGCATGAGACGGCTTTGGGCCGTCTCTTTTTTTAATAATAAAAAAAATAAAAAGACCTGTAGTTTACAAGTCTTTTCATAGGTTTATCCCATTATTTTTTCCATTATTTCATCTGGAATGTCAAAGTTTGAATAAACATCATCTACGTCATCTATATCTTCTAAGGCTTCATAAAGAGCAAAAACTTTTTTGGCTATATCTTCATCTGTTATCTCCACCCTATTTTCAGGAATCATAGTTACCTCTGCTTCCTCATACTTATATCCGGCTTCTACAAGAGAATCTAAAACAGTCTGAAAATCTGCCGGGTCTGTGATAACTTCAAAAGTCTCATCTTCACGCTTTACATCCTCAGCACCTGCTTCTAGTGCAGTCATCATAAGCTCCTCTTCATCCACTCCCGCAGCTGGTATCTCTATAAGACCATTTTTATTAAACATCCACGCTACAGCCCCGTCTGATCCTAGATTACCTCCTCTTTTAGAAAAAGTGGATCTCACTGAAGATGCCGATCTGTTTTTGTTGTCAGTAACTACGTCTACTATGAAGGCGGTTCCTGAAGGCCCGTACCCCTCATATCTTATCTCTACGTACTCAACCCCTTCAAGCTCTCCGGTACCTTTTTTTATCGCTCTCTCTATATTATCTTTAGGCATATTTCCTGCTCTTGCTTTATCCAAGGCCAGTCTCAGTCTAGGGTTGAAGTTTATATCTCCTCCCCCTTCTTTTGCAGATATTGTCAGTTCTTTCCCAAGTTTTGTAAATAATTTTGCCCTTTTCTTATCCTGAGCACCTTTTCTATGCTTTATATTCGACCATTTACTGTGTCCTGCCACGATAATACCTCCCGATTTTATTTAAAATTCACTAAATATTTTATCATATCGTTTTTTATTTTTCAACTTATCGAAAACTTATTTAATTTTATAGCTAGGTAGATCAAAGTTTAATTTTTAATTGAACAAAAAGTCCTGCATATGCAGGACCGATTTTTAAAGCTCACTTTTTACCATTTTCAGATCATTCCAAAATTCCACAGCGGGTCTGGCTTTTTTCCCGTCTAGGCCTCTCACACGTTTTACATATCCCGGGTCATAGGTTGGAATTACTTTTATATTTCCCTCCCAGTTATAGACCTTGCCTCTCACATCGGATATATTTGATTCCTCATTGAGAAGCACAGCTACCACTTCTGGTCCTAAGGCCACGATTATCTTGGGCTTTATAAGGGCTATCTGCATATCCAGATACTCTCTCATAACTCCTTTTTCATCTTCAGATAGTTCTCTCCACCTCAAGATGCATTTGGAAATATTGGTTATGTAGTATTTTTCAGGTGATAAATCTGCCAGATCGCAAAGCTTTATAAAAAATTCTCCGCTTGTCCCTGAAAGTACCCTCATATTTTCATCTTCAAAGAGATCTGGATCGTCCCCTATAAACAAAATCTCTCCCTTTGTGTTCCCTCCTCCTAGAAGAAGTTTTCTGTCTTTGACCCCGTCCAATTTTGGCATTTTCATTCCGCCTAGGTCAAACTTTAGCTCTTCCCACAACTCTCTAATCTCCAATTTCATCACCACTATACCTTAAATATATTTGTGTTCTTTTCCTGATATGCTATCTCAATCTCAACCTCTATACACTGCCTCTTAAGTTCATCTCTCACAGTATTTATAGCTGTTTCATAGCTATTGCTGTCCCGGCTCACATGGGCAAGATAGACTTTTTCAAGTCCCGGATGATTTATATCCCCTATAAACTTGGCTGCATCTATATTTGACAGATGGCCGTTTCTTCCCTTGACCCTGGCCTTTAAGTCCCAAGGATAGGAGCAGCTCATAAGCATCTGATAGTCATAGTTGCATTCGATCACCACTATGTTTACATCTCTAAAGTGTTCTCTAACTATATTATTTATATATCCTATATCTGTTGAAATAGCCAGTTTTTTCCCACGACTGTTTTCCACCTTGAATCCTATGGTTCTCTCTGCATCATGCATCACATCGAAGGGAGTCACCTTAACACTATCTATCAGCCTGAAATTTCCATCTATAAGTCTGAGATTTTTTTCTGAGATCTTCCCCAGTTTTTCTGCACAGATCCTGTAACTTTCAGAAGTAATATATATGGGGATATTGTACTTTCTAGATAAAACACCCGCTCCTAGTATATGGTCTAAATGCTCATGGGTGATAAGCAGAGCCCCTAACTCTTCTATGTTTTCTCCTATAAGTTCAAGCTTTTCTTTTATTTTCTTGCCGCTAAAACCTGCGTCTATTAAAAATTTAAATCCGTCAACTTCCAGAAAGGTAGCATTTCCAGAACTACCACTTCCCAGTATAGATATTTTCATATGATTTTTCCCCTCTAAACTCCTACTCAAAAAATAAAAAAAGCAAGTAGGGTTACTACTTACTATATATTAAGATTTTTATTTTGTCAAACTGTGAAACTTTAGAAAAATCAATCTCTGAAAGATACAGCATCCCCACGAGTACAATGAGTCTAACAGTAGTTATGGCTGCTCCTCCTGTTAAATATTTTTTCTAATGTCTTAAAAGTTTCATCAAGGTAGTGGGTTTTTAGTCTTATTCTTTTATTTTCAAGGGAAAAGGTAACTATAAAGAGATCATCGTGTTTTTCAATATCACACTCTAAAATCATCGTATTAAAAGATACCAGCCATTTTTCATTTTTTATTCTGATTTTCAAAACACCCACCACCTTAAATAATTATCTATATTTATATATAATTATTATAGCTTTCTTATCTATGATTGTCAATAGTTTTATGTTTTCTAACTCTGACCACATATAAAAACTTGAAAATACCAGGGAAAAATACTATACTTAACTATAAGTATGTATAAGGAGATGAGAATATGGATTTTAAAAAATTCCTTAAAGATAGAAGAAAAAATTTGGGGTACAGTCAGAATAAGTTCGCAAAGTCTATAGGAATAACCCAATCCTATTTCAACACCATCGAGAGGGGAGAGGTAAAAAATCCACCCAGCGAAGAAGTTTTAGACAAAATAGCAGAGGGACTTCAGCTAAATGAAAAAGAAACTGAAACGCTGAAATACCTTGCTGCCCTAGAAAGAACACCGGATATTATAATGAAGGAACTTTCAAAACTAAAAAAAGAGCTTACTTCGGTAGAAGCTATGAAGGGAAACACTGACCTAAAGGAAAGCCTCCCTCTGATAAAGGGAATACCGGTATATGAGAGAATAAGTGCAGGTATAGGGGCGATAAACGACGGAGAAGTTACAGACTATTTATCCATCCCAGGGATAAAAAATGCCCAGGAAGTCTTTGCTGTAAATGTTTGGGGTGACTCTATGGAGCCAAATATAAAAGACGGCTCTGTAATTATATGCAGAAAGGATGTTGAGATCAGAGACGGAGAGATCGGGGCTTTTTTATTGAATGATGAAGCCTATGTGAAAAGAATAAAAGTGACCAGCCAGTATGTGGCCCTCATGAGTGACAATCCAAATTATCCTCCTATTTTTATCGGACCTGGAGAAAATCTGATAGCTGTAGGAAAAGTTATAAAAGTATTGAGTGATATATAAAAAAACAGGTATTCAAAACCGGACTTACCTCCTAGGAGATAATCAATCCAATCTTGAATACCTGTTTTTTTACCCGCTTTAGTAAGATTATGTTGTGTTTTAACAGGCGAGTTTTTCAATAAAAATACAAAGTGTAACTTCAGAATACTGGCTCTCAGTTATCCCAGCTTGATCCCATTCCTAATAAAAAGACTATCATTTTAAATATATTTTGTCAATAGATAATGTTATTTTTTTATTAAAAAAATAAATTGACTTCTCATAAGTTAGAAACTACAATGATTTGTGAACTTTATGTTCATTTTTTTATTTTACCAAATATAATAACAATTTCTAGGAGGATTTCATGAATAAAAATCAAAAGAGTCTCTTAGCAGACAGTGCCCTTCTTCTTGTTGCCGTTATATGGGGTTCTGGATTCACAGCCACCCAGATGGCACTAGACAGTGGCTTTCTCCCCTTTACCACAATGACAATCAGATTCGGAATCGCCGCAATTTTAATGAGCGTCATATTTATAAAAAAACTAAAAATGATCAACAAAGGAGATGTTGTGGCAGGTTCGGTGGTCGGTTTTTTTCTTTTTACGGCCTTTGCATCCCAGACAATAGGGCTTCAGTTTACGACTCCCTCAAAAAATGCCTTTCTCACAGCTAGCAACGTGATTTTAGTCCCCTTTATTTACTGGTTTATGACCAAGAAAAAACCTGATACCTCCTCTGTCGTAGCTGCTTTTATTTGTGTTTTCGGCATACCTTTTATCTCCCTGGGAAAAGATCTGACTCTTGGAATAGGAGATTCCCTGTCTCTGCTTTGTGCCCTATTGTTTGCCTTCCATATAAGTTCTACAG
This window encodes:
- a CDS encoding YebC/PmpR family DNA-binding transcriptional regulator, encoding MAGHSKWSNIKHRKGAQDKKRAKLFTKLGKELTISAKEGGGDINFNPRLRLALDKARAGNMPKDNIERAIKKGTGELEGVEYVEIRYEGYGPSGTAFIVDVVTDNKNRSASSVRSTFSKRGGNLGSDGAVAWMFNKNGLIEIPAAGVDEEELMMTALEAGAEDVKREDETFEVITDPADFQTVLDSLVEAGYKYEEAEVTMIPENRVEITDEDIAKKVFALYEALEDIDDVDDVYSNFDIPDEIMEKIMG
- a CDS encoding PilT/PilU family type 4a pilus ATPase, producing MKIQMYTQKLVDLKGSDLHLKVGIRPVIRVNGELVYLEGETITKEYMEELIAPLMNPKREKELKEELTTDFAYAVPGLARFRVNLSYQRGSYMMVMRMISNDSPDIEDLNLPPSLKDIVDVKNGLILVTGATGSGKSTTVAAMINFINSHYTKNIITIEDPIEYLFKDKTCIVAQKEIGSDVVSFESALKYVLRQDPDVIFLGELRDRETMEAAIKASETGHLVISTLHTINAYQTISRIIDFFPEERHKQIRYQLSENIRGIISQRLVPTVDNKRRAANEVMINSPTIRELILTSEGTAEIPRYIADGKDSNGMQTFDQSLIELYNAGIITYETALKFATVKKDIELLRRGVSFSSMADMFNEMVEENQKI
- a CDS encoding LexA family transcriptional regulator is translated as MDFKKFLKDRRKNLGYSQNKFAKSIGITQSYFNTIERGEVKNPPSEEVLDKIAEGLQLNEKETETLKYLAALERTPDIIMKELSKLKKELTSVEAMKGNTDLKESLPLIKGIPVYERISAGIGAINDGEVTDYLSIPGIKNAQEVFAVNVWGDSMEPNIKDGSVIICRKDVEIRDGEIGAFLLNDEAYVKRIKVTSQYVALMSDNPNYPPIFIGPGENLIAVGKVIKVLSDI
- a CDS encoding MBL fold metallo-hydrolase, whose translation is MKISILGSGSSGNATFLEVDGFKFLIDAGFSGKKIKEKLELIGENIEELGALLITHEHLDHILGAGVLSRKYNIPIYITSESYRICAEKLGKISEKNLRLIDGNFRLIDSVKVTPFDVMHDAERTIGFKVENSRGKKLAISTDIGYINNIVREHFRDVNIVVIECNYDYQMLMSCSYPWDLKARVKGRNGHLSNIDAAKFIGDINHPGLEKVYLAHVSRDSNSYETAINTVRDELKRQCIEVEIEIAYQEKNTNIFKV
- a CDS encoding uracil-DNA glycosylase; this translates as MKLEIRELWEELKFDLGGMKMPKLDGVKDRKLLLGGGNTKGEILFIGDDPDLFEDENMRVLSGTSGEFFIKLCDLADLSPEKYYITNISKCILRWRELSEDEKGVMREYLDMQIALIKPKIIVALGPEVVAVLLNEESNISDVRGKVYNWEGNIKVIPTYDPGYVKRVRGLDGKKARPAVEFWNDLKMVKSEL
- a CDS encoding proline--tRNA ligase; this encodes MKFSNLYVKTLKETPKDAEVISHKLMLRAGMIKKLASGVYTYLPLGYKALRKVEKIVREEMERAGSQEIFMPVLQPAEIWQESGRWDTMGPEMMRIKDRHDREFVLGPTHEEVITDIVRNDISSYKSLPMNLYQIQTKFRDERRPRFGLMRSREFLMKDAYSFHGSEECLDNEFEKMKGAYTRIFERCGLKFRSVEADSGAIGGSGSQEFHVLAESGEDEIIYCDSCGYAANLEKAESIAFVPEYEKELMQAELLDTPNISKIEDIAEHLGIETSQTVKAIIFKDIGSEKIYMVLIRGDYEINEVKLKNLLDATELVMLTDSELEDLNLKKGYMGPYNLDADNIILVADETVIKIVNHTAGGNKMDTHYINVNYGRDYEADIIGDIRTVKKDEGCPRCSGTLSSARGIETGHVFKLGTKYSESMKATFLDVNGKSNVMMMGCYGIGVSRTTAAAIEQNYDENGIIWPSSIAPYVVDVVPANMKNKDQVSLGEKVYDELLEAGIDTVLDDRNERPGFKFKDADLIGFPFKVVSGKQAAEGILEIKIRRTGETLDVKTEDVVTTIKELMKKY
- a CDS encoding DMT family transporter, with translation MNKNQKSLLADSALLLVAVIWGSGFTATQMALDSGFLPFTTMTIRFGIAAILMSVIFIKKLKMINKGDVVAGSVVGFFLFTAFASQTIGLQFTTPSKNAFLTASNVILVPFIYWFMTKKKPDTSSVVAAFICVFGIPFISLGKDLTLGIGDSLSLLCALLFAFHISSTGFYGQKVDTTVLSVTQMWFAAILSFIGAFFTESLPHSVPVNGILSVIYIGVFGTMVAFFIQTTAQKYTTPTKTAIILSTEALFGTIFSIIILKEIITLKMIVGGISIFLAIITAETKWSFLYKRKAKIVKSDL